In Amycolatopsis sulphurea, one genomic interval encodes:
- a CDS encoding ABC transporter ATP-binding protein — protein sequence MLVRLLRRHLRPYQATLWLVVVLQLAQTIAALYLPTLNADIVDDGLVKGDTGYILRIGGVMLLVTLVQIAGSIGAVYYGARTAMGVGRDVRAAVFHRVQDFSAREVGQFGTPSLITRTTNDVQQIQMLVLMTLTLMVSAPIMCVGGIVLAIGQDGPLSLLLLVIVPVLAIAVGLIVSRMRPAFRLMQTRIDRINQVLREQIMGIRVIRAFVRDRHERARFGEANDELLTVSLRVGRLMALMFPTVMLVMNVSTVAVMWFGGHRIDGGQMQIGALTAFLSYLLQILMSVMMATFMFMMVPRAEVSAERISEVLDTEPSVLPPAEPVSPGTVHGQLELTGAGFCYPGAEKPVLQDVSLLARPGETTAVIGSTGSGKTTLLNLIPRLMDTTTGEVRVDGVDVRRLDPAVLAATVGMVPQKPYLFSGTVASNLRYGNPDATDEQLWHALEVAQGKDFVQKMDAGLDSPIAQGGTNVSGGQRQRLAIARMLVHRPEIYLFDDSFSALDYATDAALRRALAAETRDATVVIVAQRVSTIRGADRIIVLDDGRVVGTGTHRELMEGNETYREIVLSQLTEQEAA from the coding sequence GTGCTGGTCAGATTGCTGCGCAGACATCTGCGCCCTTATCAAGCCACCTTGTGGCTCGTCGTCGTGCTGCAGCTGGCGCAGACCATCGCCGCGCTGTATCTGCCGACGCTCAACGCGGACATCGTCGACGACGGCCTGGTGAAGGGGGACACCGGGTACATCCTACGGATCGGCGGCGTGATGCTGCTGGTCACGCTGGTCCAGATCGCCGGCTCGATCGGCGCGGTGTACTACGGTGCGCGCACCGCGATGGGGGTCGGGCGCGACGTACGCGCCGCGGTGTTCCACCGGGTGCAGGACTTCTCCGCCCGGGAGGTCGGCCAGTTCGGCACCCCGTCGCTGATCACCCGGACCACCAACGACGTCCAGCAGATCCAGATGCTGGTGCTGATGACGCTGACCCTGATGGTGTCCGCGCCGATCATGTGCGTCGGCGGCATCGTGCTGGCGATCGGCCAGGACGGCCCGCTGTCGCTGCTGCTGCTGGTCATCGTGCCGGTGCTGGCGATCGCGGTGGGTCTCATCGTGTCCCGGATGCGCCCGGCGTTCCGGCTCATGCAGACCCGGATCGACCGGATCAACCAGGTGCTGCGCGAGCAGATCATGGGCATCCGGGTGATCCGGGCGTTCGTGCGCGACCGGCACGAGCGGGCCCGCTTCGGCGAGGCCAACGACGAGCTGCTCACCGTCTCGCTGCGGGTCGGCCGGCTGATGGCGCTGATGTTCCCCACCGTGATGCTGGTGATGAACGTGTCCACGGTCGCGGTGATGTGGTTCGGCGGGCACCGGATCGACGGCGGGCAGATGCAGATCGGTGCGCTCACCGCGTTCCTGAGCTACCTGCTGCAGATCCTGATGTCGGTCATGATGGCCACCTTCATGTTCATGATGGTGCCCCGCGCCGAGGTCAGCGCGGAGCGGATCAGCGAGGTGCTCGACACCGAGCCCAGCGTCCTCCCGCCTGCCGAACCGGTCTCCCCCGGCACCGTGCACGGGCAGCTGGAGCTGACCGGCGCCGGGTTCTGCTACCCCGGCGCGGAGAAGCCGGTGCTGCAGGACGTGAGCCTGCTGGCGCGGCCCGGCGAGACGACCGCGGTGATCGGCAGTACCGGCAGCGGGAAGACCACGCTGCTCAACCTGATCCCGCGGCTGATGGACACCACCACCGGCGAGGTCCGGGTGGACGGGGTGGACGTGCGCCGGCTGGACCCGGCGGTGCTGGCCGCGACCGTGGGCATGGTGCCGCAGAAGCCGTATCTGTTCTCCGGGACGGTCGCGAGCAACCTGCGCTACGGCAATCCGGACGCCACCGACGAGCAGCTCTGGCACGCGCTGGAGGTCGCGCAGGGCAAGGACTTCGTGCAGAAGATGGACGCGGGCCTCGACTCCCCCATCGCCCAGGGCGGCACGAACGTCTCCGGCGGCCAGCGCCAGCGGCTCGCGATCGCGCGGATGCTGGTGCACCGGCCGGAGATCTACCTGTTCGACGACTCGTTCAGCGCGCTGGACTACGCGACCGACGCGGCCCTGCGCCGCGCGCTGGCCGCCGAGACCCGGGACGCCACCGTGGTCATCGTGGCCCAGCGGGTCAGCACGATCCGCGGCGCGGACCGGATCATCGTGCTCGACGACGGCCGCGTCGTCGGCACCGGGACGCACCGCGAACTGATGGAGGGCAACGAAACGTATCGGGAGATCGTGCTGTCGCAGCTGACTGAGCAGGAGGCCGCATGA
- a CDS encoding TetR/AcrR family transcriptional regulator, whose amino-acid sequence MSSPSRPGLRERKKQAARRALAEAALRLTLERGADQVRVEDIASEVGVSPRTFNNYFSSKEEAVCSFIVEQQERLREALLARPAHEPLWEAVLTALAEQQAEQGGPTREEVRRFREMLGHPALFGEMLRSHAKVERVLAEAIAERAGEDANPLHARMMAGIVQVASRVAFDSWLGSDTEEGNMPVFAELLRQAQAGMPDLTALAARSTPQERAVQAS is encoded by the coding sequence GTGTCCTCCCCTTCGCGACCCGGCCTGCGTGAACGCAAGAAGCAGGCGGCCCGCCGTGCGCTCGCCGAGGCGGCGCTGCGGCTCACCCTCGAACGCGGCGCCGACCAGGTGCGGGTGGAGGACATCGCGAGCGAGGTGGGCGTGTCCCCGCGGACGTTCAACAACTACTTCTCGAGCAAGGAGGAAGCGGTCTGCTCGTTCATCGTCGAGCAGCAGGAGCGCCTGCGAGAGGCACTCCTGGCCCGGCCGGCGCACGAGCCGCTGTGGGAGGCGGTGCTCACCGCGTTGGCGGAGCAGCAGGCCGAGCAGGGCGGCCCGACCCGCGAGGAGGTCCGGCGGTTCCGCGAGATGCTCGGCCACCCCGCCCTGTTCGGCGAAATGCTCCGCTCGCACGCCAAGGTCGAGCGGGTGCTCGCCGAGGCGATCGCCGAACGCGCCGGAGAAGACGCAAATCCGTTGCACGCGCGGATGATGGCGGGCATCGTGCAGGTTGCGTCCCGCGTCGCCTTCGACAGCTGGCTGGGCTCGGACACCGAAGAGGGGAACATGCCGGTGTTCGCCGAGCTGCTGCGGCAGGCGCAGGCGGGCATGCCGGACCTCACCGCCCTGGCGGCCCGCTCCACCCCGCAGGAGCGTGCCGTGCAGGCGTCCTGA
- a CDS encoding Ku protein has translation MRSMWKGSVSFGLVNIPIQLYAATENKNVSLRQVHVADGGRIQYKRFCTVDGEEVPYAEIAKGYELPDGEMVVLTDADLAELPLPTQHAIDVLEFVPLESIDPIRFDRTYYLEPQKNAVKPYVVLRDALHKAGHVAIAKVAVRQRESLALLRVVDDVLVMTTMLWADEVRTPDFGFLREDPPQVRPQELTMAGSLIDSLSEPVFEPDKYSDSYREALESMIETKAGGGETARPATQGEKAEVVDLMAALEASVSAAKKSRGPAKSGKTGASGESGERTRKKTASRTRRPKSA, from the coding sequence ATGCGGTCGATGTGGAAGGGCTCGGTCTCGTTCGGGCTGGTCAACATCCCGATCCAGCTGTACGCGGCCACCGAGAACAAGAACGTGTCGCTGCGGCAGGTGCACGTCGCCGACGGCGGGCGGATCCAGTACAAGCGGTTCTGCACTGTCGACGGCGAGGAGGTGCCCTACGCCGAGATCGCCAAGGGCTACGAGCTGCCGGACGGCGAGATGGTGGTGCTCACCGACGCCGACCTCGCCGAGCTGCCGCTGCCCACCCAGCACGCGATCGACGTGCTGGAGTTCGTGCCGCTGGAGTCGATCGACCCGATCCGCTTCGACCGCACGTACTACCTGGAGCCGCAGAAGAACGCAGTGAAGCCGTACGTGGTGCTTCGTGACGCATTGCACAAGGCGGGCCACGTGGCGATCGCGAAGGTCGCCGTACGCCAGCGAGAGAGCCTCGCCCTGCTTCGCGTGGTGGACGACGTGCTGGTGATGACCACGATGCTGTGGGCGGACGAGGTGCGTACGCCGGACTTCGGCTTCCTGCGGGAGGACCCGCCCCAGGTGCGCCCGCAGGAGCTGACCATGGCCGGCTCGCTGATCGATTCGCTGTCCGAGCCGGTGTTCGAGCCGGACAAGTACTCCGACAGCTACCGCGAGGCACTGGAATCGATGATCGAGACGAAGGCGGGCGGCGGGGAGACGGCCCGCCCGGCGACGCAGGGGGAGAAGGCCGAGGTGGTCGACCTCATGGCGGCCCTGGAGGCGAGCGTCTCGGCGGCGAAGAAGTCCCGTGGCCCGGCGAAATCGGGCAAGACGGGAGCCTCCGGCGAGAGCGGCGAAAGGACCCGGAAGAAGACGGCGTCCCGCACGCGGCGGCCGAAGAGCGCCTGA
- a CDS encoding DNA polymerase IV, with amino-acid sequence MSDWVLHVDLDQFLAAVEVARRPELRGRPVIVGGTGDPAARAVVATASYEARAFGVDSGMPLRLAMKRCPDAVLLPVDGPVYQEVSDRVMARLREFPVVVEVLGWDEAFLGTDTGDPEALAARIRRGIAEETGLSCSVGIGDNKLRAKLATGFAKPAGIFRLTRQNWWDVMAARAPDALWGIGRKTAKKLIAAGYPTVLELAGADPEELAARFGPRMGPWYRLLAGGIGEAEVSATPYVARSHGRETTYPQDLTDPARITEEIDVLAARVAQDVAGEGRPAARVAVKVRFAPFFTQTHSMTLPEPSSDPAVLARAARELLGRFPSGRPVRLLGVRAEFPRPPDA; translated from the coding sequence GTGTCCGACTGGGTCCTGCACGTCGATCTCGATCAGTTCCTCGCCGCGGTCGAAGTGGCCCGGCGGCCCGAGCTGCGCGGGCGACCGGTGATCGTCGGCGGCACCGGGGATCCGGCGGCGCGCGCGGTCGTGGCCACGGCGTCGTACGAGGCGCGGGCGTTCGGGGTCGATTCCGGGATGCCTTTGCGGCTGGCGATGAAACGCTGCCCCGATGCGGTGCTGCTGCCGGTCGACGGGCCGGTGTACCAGGAGGTCTCGGACCGGGTGATGGCCCGGCTGCGGGAGTTCCCGGTGGTGGTCGAGGTACTCGGCTGGGACGAGGCGTTCCTCGGCACGGACACCGGCGATCCGGAGGCGCTCGCGGCTCGGATCCGGCGCGGGATCGCCGAGGAGACCGGGCTGTCCTGTTCGGTCGGCATCGGCGACAACAAGCTGCGGGCCAAGCTCGCCACCGGGTTCGCCAAGCCGGCCGGGATCTTCCGGCTGACCCGGCAGAACTGGTGGGACGTCATGGCCGCGCGGGCCCCGGACGCGTTGTGGGGCATCGGCCGCAAGACCGCGAAGAAGCTGATCGCCGCCGGTTACCCCACCGTGCTCGAACTCGCGGGCGCCGATCCCGAAGAGCTCGCCGCGCGGTTCGGGCCGCGGATGGGTCCGTGGTACCGGCTGCTCGCCGGAGGCATCGGCGAGGCCGAAGTGAGCGCGACCCCGTACGTCGCCCGTTCCCACGGCCGGGAAACGACCTATCCGCAAGACCTCACCGACCCGGCCCGGATCACCGAAGAGATCGACGTGCTGGCCGCACGGGTCGCGCAGGACGTCGCCGGCGAAGGGCGCCCGGCCGCGCGAGTGGCGGTGAAGGTCCGATTCGCGCCGTTCTTCACCCAGACGCACAGCATGACGTTGCCCGAACCGTCGTCCGATCCCGCCGTGCTCGCCCGCGCGGCGCGGGAACTGCTCGGCCGGTTCCCGTCCGGAAGGCCGGTGCGGCTGCTCGGGGTCCGGGCCGAATTCCCCCGGCCGCCGGACGCTTGA
- a CDS encoding DUF3040 domain-containing protein: MLSHDERAELDKIEHWFETADPALATALRRGKPIPSTAPLLVLTVLLDVAAAGLLTAGLLTTSPALTLCALLAAAGGAVAHLAHFRERR; this comes from the coding sequence ATGCTGAGTCACGATGAACGTGCCGAGCTGGACAAGATCGAGCACTGGTTCGAGACCGCCGACCCGGCGCTGGCCACCGCGCTCCGCCGGGGCAAGCCGATCCCTTCGACCGCGCCACTGCTCGTGCTCACCGTGCTGCTCGACGTCGCCGCCGCCGGACTGCTGACGGCCGGGCTGCTCACCACGAGTCCCGCGCTGACACTGTGCGCGCTGCTGGCCGCGGCCGGCGGAGCCGTCGCGCACCTCGCCCACTTCCGCGAACGCCGGTGA